From the genome of Cuculus canorus isolate bCucCan1 chromosome 4, bCucCan1.pri, whole genome shotgun sequence:
CCGCTCCCGTGGCTCTGGCagccttccctcctgcctttccctaaGGACccgcggcggggagggggctcCAGCCGCGTGGGGCGTCCTGGGCGCCACGGAGCCGCTTCCCCCGGGCGGTGACCCGGTGCCTCTCCGCTTCCCCCGCCGCAGCATCATCATGACGGCGTCCTCCACGCTGCTGGCGCTGTTCCTGATGCCCCTGTGCCTCTGGGTGTACAGCCGCCACTGGATCAACACTGCGCtggtgcagctgctgcccctggGGGCGGTGAGCCTGACCCTGGGCAGCACCCTGCTGCCCATCGGCCTCGGGGTGCTCATCCGCTACCGGCATCCCCGCGCCGCAGACCTCCTGGTGAAGGTGAGCACCGCGGGGGACGCGGGCGGCCGCGCTGGGGGTGCCCGGGATGGGGAtgcctggggatggggatgccCGGGGACGGGGGTGcttggggatgggggtgctTGGGGACAGGGCGGGAGTGTGGGTGCATATCCCCGTGCATCACCTCGTGTCCATGTCTGGTGGCAGTGACCTTTCTGGTCCCTCCGAACCGATGGCAGCTTCGCGCAGGCATATTCCACTACTTCGGTGAAATATCAAAATTTACAGTCCTGAAGTAAAACGGTGGGTagagacagaaagcaaagggaagggcGTGTTAATCCCCCAGCACAGGGAAAGGAGGGCAGTGGGGCGCTGCGCCCCGCCaggcacccccagccctggagcAGAGGCATTCCCTGGCATTCTGCTTGCTCCCCATTCCCGCTGCACGCAGGGCTAGCAAAACCAACCTGCAAGCATGGCAACACTTCCTTAAAACACGCAAACAAATTAGCTTaattatgaaaggaaaagtgagGCACAAGCCCTGGTTCTCTAGTTACCCAAGCAAGTCACcccaaaataaaatgacaaaggGTGATCTCAGTCCCTTCCTTTCCTGGGATACAATCAAACACCAAAGTCTTGTATTGGGAGCAAAGCCAGGAAGGGCAGCACAATCATGTTTTGCAGTTTAGACTCTGTCAAGCCTCTACCTGCTATGCTTATCAGCCCCCCATGTTGTTTATCAATGTCTCTGTTGCCAGATTTCCCTGTGGTCCCTCTTGGTGACTCTGGTGATCCTGTTCATCCTGACTGGGACCATGCTGGGCCCAGATCTATTGGCACATATTCCTGCGTCTGTCTATGCCATCGCAGTGCTGATGCCTCTGGCGGGGTACGCCTTGGGATACGGCTTAGCCACAGTCTTTAAAATGCCCCCGCACTGCAGGAGAACAGTGTCTTTGGAAACAGGGTGCCAAAACGTCCAGCTCTGCACCGCCATCCTAAAACTCACCTTTCCTCCGGATCTCATAGGAAGCATGTACATGTTTCCCTTGCTTTACGCCCTTTTTCAGTCGGCAGAAGCAGGACTGTTTGTACTGGTATACAAGATGTATGGGAGAGATGGCTACAAACCAGATACGCTCGGTGAAGAGGAAGACACAGATATTTCCTacaagaagctgaaggaagaggaggtggCCGATACTTCATACGGCACGGTGACCGCAGAGGAGCACAACTCCATCCAGTTGGAGCCGACACAGACGGCACTGTGAGGGAGATGAGGAGGTGACAGGCGGGGACGTGTGATGTATGTTGTGcttgcagccaggctggggccGTGCTCACGCTGCCCGGCCTCCATCGTTTCTCCAGCCGCTCCCATTGTACCAGGTGATGTGTGTTTAGTACCGTGACCGCTGTATTTCCTCAAAAACACTTAGGCAAAtaaataacaaaggaaaaaagtatcaCTGTGATGCGAACAGCCATACGTCTTGAGGCAAGGAGGCTCCTGCCCGCCCGAGCGCGGCAGGAACGCGTTGGAGGAAGGAGCCCGGCAGGGCTGCGGCCACAGGATCCGCGCCGGGACGGGCGAACGCGTGTATCCCCGTGCCTCCCACCCGCTGTACCAGTGTCGTGCTCGTTGTTCTCACCGCAAATACATGGCGAAGCTGAACCAAACCCGTATTCCCCGCTGATTAATCCCGCggctggtggggagggggggaagcaAAGGTCTCGGCTCGGGGGCAGCTGCGCCGGGCGGCGATGGGAAGGGGCCacccgccccgccccgccccggccccggccccggccgATTTAAGGCCGCCCCCCCGCAGGGCTGCCCCGGGCCAGGACGATGGCGGAGGAGGCGATGGAGAGCTACCTGTACGCCGCGTTCCCCCCGTACTCGTACCGGTACCCGCCGCCCAAGGGCAAGGGCGGGTGGCGGCCGCGGGGCGGCGGCTTCGCGGGGTACCGGGAGGCGGCGGCCGCCGAGTACTTCGACAACTACCAGCGAGCGCAGCTGAAAGCCATCCTCTCCCAGGTCAACCCCAACCTGACGCCGCGGCTCCGCAAGGCCAACACGAAGGAGGTGGGCGTGCAGGTGAACCCGCGGCAAGACGCCTCGGTGCAGTGCTCGCTGGGGCCCCGCACGCTGCtgcgccgccgccccgcgccccctCGGCCCCCcgagcaggagcaggagcagggcagccccgccgccgcccgcgccgTGCGCTTCCCCCGCACCGTGGCCGTGTACTCGCCCGTGGCGTCCCGCAGGCTCACCGCGCTCCTGCCCGAGGAGCAGCCGCGGGAGGACAGCTGCGAGAAACCCCCCGAGGGCGGCGCGGAGCCGCCGGAGCAgcgcccgcccgccgccccgcagccccgccggGACGCGGAGGAGAAGGAGCCGCCGGCGGAGCCCCCGGCCGCCCCCCAGCCGCAGGAGGCGGGCAAGACGCGGCTGCGCTTCCAGGTGAGCGGCGGGCGGGGATGggcgcggggctgggggcgcgCGCCCCGTCGGTAACGGGCTGTCGCCGGCAGTTCCTGGAGCAGAAGTACGGCTACTACCACTGCAAGGACTGCAACATCCGCTGGGAGAGCGCCTACGTCTGGTGCGTCCAGGGCACCAACAAGGTACCGCGCcgctccccgcccgcccccgccgtgccccgccgcccccgctcACCCCGCGTTCCCCGCAGGTCTATTTCCGCCAGTTCTGCCGCACCTGCCAGAAGTCCTACAACCCGTATCGCGTGGAGGACATCACCTGCCAGGTAAGGCGCCCCCCGCCGggccgccccgcgccgccccaCGCCCGCCGACCCCCGCCTTCTCCCGCAGAGGTGCCGGCAGACCCGCTGCTCCTGCCCCGTGAAGATGCGCCACGTGGACCCCAAGAGGCCCCACCGCCAGGACCTCTGCGGGAGGTGCAAGGGGAAGCGCCTCTCCTGCGACAGCACCTTCAGCTTCAAATACATCATCTGAGTGGTGTGGGGTTTCCCTTTCTGTTTAGGGCTCTTCTAGAAAACTGCAAAtagagcagattttttttttttaattgttatttggAGGTACGTGGTGAGGGGTAGCTAGGAAAGCATACAAATAAAAGTATTGCAAAGCATGCTGAAACGATCAGGTGAGTTTGTGCCTAGTTCCGAGGGTTCACGTTACAACTTCTTTAACTTGTGGAGTGGAGGAAGAGCCTACAAATGTTCTGTAAATGAGCAATGGTCTTGGCAGCAGCTGGCTCTGACCTTGTGTGATCTCGGGTGGGAAAGGATGGCTGTTACTGCTCCTGCCCTTGAATTACCAAACACTTGAGGTTAACATCAAATTGAGATCTACAGTAGGTAGTAGAGCATCATTATGAACAAAGTACCTAACGGTGTTCACTTTACTGTGCATGCTTCTATTCAATGTAGAGAGTCTCCTGCATCTGTTCTTCATCACTACAAAATGATGAGAAATGCTACTTAAGAACTAGGTCACTCTTACTGGTACAGCTGGTCAGCATTTAGCTGAGCTGGTGGTCTTGTCTTGTTGACCAAAGTTGAAGAAAGCTTGTGGTTAATTCATCTTCAGGGACAGGCCTCGGACTGCTGGGGGAAGGAGTCATTGATGTTGCAGTTTCTTTGTAAATGAGTTGCCTGTCTTTACTTCCACAAGGTTGAGAACTGGTTCTCAAAGACTGAAAGTATGATACTGCATTTGCCTGAATGCCTCTTCTACCTGTAGGTAAAGCATAAGAGCTGTGCACTTACTGGCTCACACTTGGAAAGTTTTATCTAGTCATGGTTTAGCTGCCTGTCAGCAGGGAAGGCTCAAACTCCCATGCCTCTGGGACTGGGTTTGCAATTAGGAATTGTACTTTTGTAGCATTTGGTAGTAATGACAGAAGTGGCGTGGTTGCTCCCAGGCGTATTGGTGCTGTCGGTGGCAATGGCTTCTGTAGGGACACCACACTTTACTGGGAAAGCATTACAAGCTGGGACCACAGTAACACTACCTGAGGAGCTTCAGAAGTCTACGCCCCCCTAGTCTACCCTGTAGCCAAGGAGTTGGATAAACATACAGGAAAACATACTTCTCTGAGAAACCTAATAAAGCTGTCAATTTTGAAATTAAGCGTAATAATGCAGAAAGCCTTTTGCAGAACTCTTGAGGTAACTTCTGTTTGGAAAGACTGATTTATCTTTCCTATACCAAACTTACCTATGCCTGTATGCAGTCTCCTTGAGATGACCCTACTGGAGACTAAACGGGGAGACTATTGGAGACTGAAGTCTGAGCTTATGCTGTATAATAGCTTCAGCGCCAGGTGGTCTTGCATCTCTAAATGGAACCTAGTGTATGGCAGGACAGGCAAACACTGTCCTTTGTACCAACAGACTTCTGTTTAGAAGGGCAGTGAGTGATAATTCTGTAGGATTATCTCATCTTGTAGATTCCTGCTTTAACATCTCCCTTGAACTTCTCACAGTAACTAAGGTGGCTTAATGTCTCAGCACCAGTTTATTGCCAAGTGATTTTATTAATTGCTCCAGCATTATTATAGCAGCATGAAGCATTCTGGGAACAAGTAGACCTACCACCTTCAGAATGAAGTGccattttatttcatgcttctATCTGAAGTAGTTTTCCTTGTAtcacagcaaaaggaaatatCCTTTGCTTTGCCAGCTTACTCGAAGGTTTTCACAGCAAGTTCCATCCTTGCTCTGTTAATCTGGTAAAGTACAACTGCAGCTGGGCAGTTATCTGTAGATGCCTGTGCCTTGCACTCACCTGTAGTCACAGTAGTGAGCAGCACAAGCCTCTAGCTTGAGGAGAAACACAGTTGAGGCTCTCAGTGCAGCTGTCTACCCATAGTCTACCACTGCTGCAACTGTGATCTGGGatgcctttgttttcctcttagCGATGTTCTTTAGTATGTTTTCCCCATCACAATGGCTGTTCCGAGAGAAAGCAGTGTAGTAGACTGACTGTGATGAGTTTGTGCACCTCAGTGATCGGTTTGAGACTGTAACCTACTGACATGGCACAGAGGAAGTTGTATGGCAACTCGCAGCAGTAGGAGCACTCCAGTGCTTTCTATTTATACAGATGCCCTTGCAAGCATTGCTCTGAGGATTCCTTGCTATGATGACTCTTAAGCAGTTATCAGTAATTGCCCCAAGTGAAAATCAGTGCAACTTTGACATGTCATTCCTGCTAACTACAGTCAAATCAGCAGTTAGTTGTTTGATACGATATATGCCTAGGTGATCTGAACGGTACAGCTTGCTTCAGCGGCAGCTGATGGAGGCTCCAGGTGGCAGGTAGTGGTAAAGAGCTGGCCCTGCTTtcatcagctgctgcagggTTTTGAGGTGTTGGGGAGCGAggtgcagcaggcagagatgCTAAACAttctttctgtcattctgtAGCATTCCTCAGGCCTGCAGTAGCTTTATGCATCATTCCTCTTGCATAAATATATTCAGTGCTTTTACTGCTTGATGCCAAAGTACAGTTCTGTATCCTTTTCCACTTTATTGCTCTCTTGTGTCCTTGACAGCATACACTGTGCATCATGGGCGCTGGTCCCTAGACTCGGCAGAAGGGTCACGAGTAGCTTTCCTTCTATGTCATTATGCAAAGCAAAAAGGGACAGTTTTCACGCTGCCAGTTTATCAAAGATATCTTGCACTTGCCCTGCACAGCTTTTTCATGAAGAGATTCTCTTGCAAACATAAGCTCAGACAGTGCTGGTTTCATTGCATCTTACAGAAGATGTCTTGTTTCTAATCGGCTCTACCACAGCGTAGGATCTGGTGCAGGCCTGGCACCAGGTAATGCGGGGTGACAGCAGTGGTGGAGGAGTGATTTTTGGAAAAGCCTCACAAAGTTAAAGCACTATCAAGGACACTCACGCAGCATGAATCTGCTCCACTGGGCACGTTCCAGTAGTCGTTGTAAATGGGAGGGAGATGTGTAACATAAGGAATTATGTATATAAATTCAGACTTGAGTTCCATGAGAAATCCTTTTAACAGCTTCCAAAGATGCTGTTGCACTGACAagatagaaaatagaaaaaaactatTTCAGGGCACCCATCTGTTTAGCTAACATTTAAACTCTAGCatgtaaaaatacacaaaatgaTAGATACAATgtcatgtcttttatttttacaaaaaaagctGGTAAAAGATGATGTAAATAAAAGTGTAATGCACCACTAAATAAAACTACTTATCCCCTCCCCCTGTAAATacttattaaataattaagaaCACCATCTACAGTACCACAAAACCatcaaaataattcaattttatcgggggggggggggggaaatacAGTGATTATGGATGTGCCTTGACCTTACAGAGCTTGTTAGGATAACATAACTACTGTCAGCAGTCCAACAGTGTGCACAGTGCGTCCAATGAATGCATTTCAGCATAATTACATTTCTACTGGGGTCCAATTTCCCCAAAAAGGCAGAGCTAAGAATTTCATTTCTACATTCTAAactctggaattaaaaaaaatcacagtgggTAAGagatgtatataaaaatattggGTGTTCCTTTCAAATCACAGGAATTGTGGGactacattctttttttctgttattttttttcttttttttcctcttttgtttggttttttgtgtttttttttgtttgttttttttgttgtttttttttttacaaaatgctGTTGGTTTCAACAGAATCCGTTTTGTTTTATGCTACAGACTTTGACACTGAACTATGAATATATTGCCTGTTTGCATGTTTTGGTagtcagtcttttttttttttttctctatagtCCCAATTCCTTAGGCTTAAGTTCAGTCATGAAGATGCATGTACATGCACTCAAACTCTTTGAACCCCGCAGGCTACTCAGACTGCAAGTAAGGTATGTGACTACTGCCAGGGAGAATgcccctcttcccctctttgCTTTATACACCTACTGTCTTAACAGTGCATTGCAcaaatttacaagaaaaatactggttttgcACTATACAGTTTCTAGAATATATACAGAATAAGTTAACTTCTAATGAGAATTGCTGATGGGCAGCATATATctttaatatacattttaaagtcTCTGCAGGCAGCTACTTTTTGGTTAGTTGTTATCAATATTTGTAACATAAGCACTGATCAGAGAACTGAGCAGCATTCCAATAAAGTTAACAgatatattatttcttttagaaacacTGGGAAATCccagtttaaaatattattaaatgtCCTAACATTTACACACTATGAGGATTAgatctaataaaataaaatttcttcaaaaataatctTGCAGCTCTTTTATGCATGCTCTGAGACCTTATTTAACAATCATCCATACCTTCAAAAAACAACTGTCACATAGCCATACATTCTAACTCACACACATAATTTCCTTGTTACagacaacaaaagcaaataaaacattgaGATGTCAATGGTTTTTGCAGTTGAAAGTCATTCTACTCATGTTTGACCACACGTTCTTCATGACATTGCAAAGTGTCTCATTAGGTATTAGTTGATGATTATATCTACTACTGGTGGAAAGCCAGAAAGCCTTGCAGGTCTTCAGCCAAAATAAACCAGCCTTGATTTTAGCCTCATCCCACCTGCGATGTTGATTCAACCTTTAGAGGCTGTTACTGCAAACACCACTCACTTAATAGTTCTgttacaacagaaaataatgcatATGTATGCGTTACATTTAAGCCCTTTTCCTTTTGTGTAGTTTTTATacataaatttaataaaaaaatactactgCCACACAGCTACTGTGTAGAAAGAGCAGTCAAGTAATAGGTTCGCTtcaattttcagatttttacttGTAATGAAACAATTAATTGCTGTGATGAAACTGGGTTGGCTGTCAGGATTGCTGGaggttggtttgtttcttttaaatgaaaggtGCTCAATAATAGTCTGAAGCATCTTCACAATCAGTTCTGCTCTAAATGACAGCTGTTCAGAATCCAGTGCTCACAAGACTGATTCCTGGTTTGATTTTCCCTAGAAGCTGATAGGATTGCACCATGCGTAGAGACTCTCGAATTTCCAGATTAAGTTCCATTAGCTTTGAGCTGGCCTCAGACATATCTTGATTGGAGCCTACTACTGCGAAGCTACCAGTTTGACCAAGCGTCTGATGACGGAAATATATGTGCAGCAGTGTTTGAACTGGGTCGTCTTCAGAACTGCCAAAGATGTCGTGGGGCCAAATAGATCTGTAAACACACAATTTGgatttaaacattaaaaaaatatatataattaacatattcttttttttttttttaagacacaggaaaacacaaatgtttCTTCCATGATAGTTAACAGTATAATTTTCTCAGAGATAAATTCTAAAGAACAAGTACTACTagaattgctttttttgaaTTGCAAAATGAAGCAACAGGGCTTGTCCTTTTCAGTAAGGATATCCGGCAAGAGCTGAGAAAAAACTGGAGGGGTGCCTATCCCTGTCTTTAAATGAAGAAGACCCATCGGCAACATCTGGTCTGAAACAATCCTTAAACACTTACCTGAAAGCCTTGACCTGTGCTACAGCTGACACAAACTCCTTGTTTCTGAGGGTTTCAATGAGAGAGTGAATAGCTGTTTCTGTGCTAGTTTGGGAAGCCTCTGCAATCTCAATTTCTTCGATACCACTGTCGGATGCAGCCTCAGCCTCTTTCAGACAGCTCTCCAAAAGAGCAAGTTCTTCAGACATGTTTATGACCTAAAACGAATATAAGAGTGAGTTTTTCTagttgaaatgtattttaagccAAATCAACTTTCAGCAGATCAGTcgtatttttcctcctctttgaaATCATAaatgagaggcagaaaaagtaCATCCAAAGATTTGCTGCAGTTGCTTAACTATACAGCTAATTTAATCGCCTGAGTGTGCAAGTCAGGTATTTGGGCTTTCCCCTGATTACATTTCCATCttattcagttattttaaaatttgtttcaaaaatacatttttctccccacaTCACTTAATAAAAATGATAAGAGGAATTAAACGCTTTGGAAAAGTACAGCAGCAGTCATGCTATTACAAGGACAATTTAAATATGAAGACAAAAATCTGGAAAACTGTTAATCCAGCAGCACAACTGTAGTGCAGCCAGTGTATACGATAACTAGCTTCAGCTCCAATGTATGAGTAAAAGACAAGGCCATGACTCAGAATATGATTCTGCATCTGACACAACATTCTCAAGGCATAAGTTAACTACTTATTTGCAGCCAATacaaaaatcaggaaattcAAGGGACGAAAACgcatcatttttctttagctgaTCAAACCTTGAAGATTTTCACcctgttttttcattttcttccctacTGTATCAAGCAAGATCAGGTCCATTTTTTTACTGCTACCtctatttattgttttacaGACCCAGGGGGAACTATCAGAAGACATTTTTAGTAGCAGATCAACTCAATTGTATGTACCACATGTGCACAGCTGAGGGACACATTTTACTTCCAAAGTTAGCACTTCTAAAAATTAGGCATAACTTGTGTAGAACACATGACTATTTGCACGTAGGATGgggaataaaataaagttgTGGAGTAGTTGAATGGTGGCTGAAGTGACATAGCTATATAAATGAGCTGGCAGCAAGTGACTGTGTTTGCAATATGAGATACTGGGGTGGTGGAAAGGGGCTTCATCACAGAACTCTTGTCGATTGGAGTTGATGTGCCTTGATTGTAGCTTGATTAGAATACACCAGGAGCTCTGTTGAAATACTTAAAATCCTCATCACTGGACTCCCTGCATTCCTGTCTATTCAAGAGCTTTCAAGCTATACAAAAATCAACACAGATAATTGAATACCTCAGAAAATTCTCGCAAGCTTTACT
Proteins encoded in this window:
- the SLC10A4 gene encoding sodium/bile acid cotransporter 4, with translation MGGSEQPPAGSGGPEGGELGDRSLSRGLSVLVGLALCVTMLGLGCAVQLGQLGQQLRRPVGLLLALLGQFVAMPLLAFLLALIFALDEVAAVAVLLCGCCPGGNLSNLMSVLVDGDMNLSIIMTASSTLLALFLMPLCLWVYSRHWINTALVQLLPLGAVSLTLGSTLLPIGLGVLIRYRHPRAADLLVKISLWSLLVTLVILFILTGTMLGPDLLAHIPASVYAIAVLMPLAGYALGYGLATVFKMPPHCRRTVSLETGCQNVQLCTAILKLTFPPDLIGSMYMFPLLYALFQSAEAGLFVLVYKMYGRDGYKPDTLGEEEDTDISYKKLKEEEVADTSYGTVTAEEHNSIQLEPTQTAL
- the ZAR1 gene encoding zygote arrest protein 1 isoform X1, with translation MAEEAMESYLYAAFPPYSYRYPPPKGKGGWRPRGGGFAGYREAAAAEYFDNYQRAQLKAILSQVNPNLTPRLRKANTKEVGVQVNPRQDASVQCSLGPRTLLRRRPAPPRPPEQEQEQGSPAAARAVRFPRTVAVYSPVASRRLTALLPEEQPREDSCEKPPEGGAEPPEQRPPAAPQPRRDAEEKEPPAEPPAAPQPQEAGKTRLRFQFLEQKYGYYHCKDCNIRWESAYVWCVQGTNKVYFRQFCRTCQKSYNPYRVEDITCQRCRQTRCSCPVKMRHVDPKRPHRQDLCGRCKGKRLSCDSTFSFKYII
- the ZAR1 gene encoding zygote arrest protein 1 isoform X2, with the translated sequence MAEEAMESYLYAAFPPYSYRYPPPKGKGGWRPRGGGFAGYREAAAAEYFDNYQRAQLKAILSQVNPNLTPRLRKANTKEVGVQVNPRQDASVQCSLGPRTLLRRRPAPPRPPEQEQEQGSPAAARAVRFPRTVAVYSPVASRRLTALLPEEQPREDSCEKPPEGGAEPPEQRPPAAPQPRRDAEEKEPPAEPPAAPQPQEAGKTRLRFQFLEQKYGYYHCKDCNIRWESAYVWSISASSAAPARSPTTRIAWRTSPARGAGRPAAPAP